DNA sequence from the Acanthochromis polyacanthus isolate Apoly-LR-REF ecotype Palm Island chromosome 5, KAUST_Apoly_ChrSc, whole genome shotgun sequence genome:
gctttacTATCAGTTTGACGCATGAAATCcctaaattcacattttattcttcacaatttattgtaaatatttccatgttttcacattttaccttctcagaaactattttgcAACTTAAGAGTTTCATAAAATTGTAGTAGTAATTTGAGTTATAATATCCTTGAATCTGGTTTTTGCTTTCCTTTGATTTGAATTCATGGTTCTTCAATCTCATTTCTTTGATGCGACCCAGCTGAGGTGAaggaaaaatctgatttttattcaaatgtgcACTTCATTTCTCTTTGATAGGGATATATGTACAAAATGTGTTGAATCTCTGTTTGATTGTGGATTTTCTGGTGGAAAATAATGATGATTTATTGCAGTCAGGAGTCATTTATTAATCAGACTTggtgattttaaaatttttgttagtgtggtttgtttttgctaAACTGTTGACAAACTTATAattcagcttcatgttaatCTGCAAATAAAcgacaatatttcattttctgtattgtttatatttttacaatctGACAGTGACATCATGTAAGTGTAGCACCTCTGGTCCTACCAGGGTGGGGTAGATGGACACACTAACATCCATCTTGGTCCTCTAGGATTAAACACCTTCAATGGTTCGGACaggttaatgtgtgtgtttcacctGAGCTTCAAAAAGTGGATCAAGCAAATCCAACGTCCTCTGAGGCAGGTCCTACGGTTGGCCACACCGCATCCACCACCATCCAGTCACTCGTTCGTCTATCTCAGactaaatatagaaaaacaacaacccaCACAAATATTGCAGACTTGTAAGTTATCTAATTCTGTTTGGTTTCCAACATGAGATCTCATTAACTTCTTTcttcaatttatttttacacaacGTAGAACCACAAACAAGGAAACACTTTTTAAGTGCAATAAATTAAATTCCCATGTACCATAACAATTagcatttaacaacaaaaatgaattaCACATCATGTTTTACCATGTCAAGGTATTTTAAAATGGATTGTCTTTTAACCACTCTTCTCCTCTGAACATTTATAGAACAACATTCACATTTGTCATTTAGCTCTTCAGATCATTTGTATTTTACAATTTAATAATGACAATGAATTAATAACTACAAATTCACACAATTCTTAACATTTTAGCAAACAAAATGAATATATCAACACATATTTGCACTTTATCCATTAAAGGAGGCAAATTCCACTAAAACAAAATGCTTCAGTGTGAGTTAAATGGGTGAAATGCTCCTTAGCAGCCGCGCGATTAGCTTTAGCTAGCCTTTAGCATCAGAGTGATTCAGCATATTACTAACAAGACGGATTAGCCGTTAGCATCCCGCGCTAGCTGCTAGcttcttttaaaacattaaaataatgataCAATGAGCACCAAAGTAAAGtggaaacactggaaagcttTCTTATGACTCCGTTTGgtttttaaagataaatatCTGAACTTAAACAGCATATCTCGTCTATTTAACTCTTCACAGGAATTAGCTAAATTGCAGGCTAATTTACAACATTAGCACCAACTCACCGgagatataaaaaaaacaaaacaaaacacttagCTCCACAGAACTTATTCTCTTTCGGTCCACAGCTTGTGTCCTCACAGAAGAGCAACTTGTAAACATCAGGGATGAATTATAGAACAAAGataatattcttttaaaaaattttagggctttttgtgacatttaatcACTCTGCTGTCTGCTGGATGCTGAGGACTGAGCAGGAAGTGACATCACAGGAAGGTGTGAGTCTCACATAATTTCGGAGGCTGTAATTACAACCATAGATAATAAAGATGAACGCAGCAGCTGACTCCAAACATGAAGACCACCCAGAAGTGTTTAAAATCTGCAGTTCCACTCCATCCGACAAATTCTGGCTCCAGAAacctccatagaccccaattctaCACAGCAGAAATTAAAACACCAAAGACTGCTTTTCTGCAGCAAGATAACTGACAGATAACTGTACATTTGCTTTTTCTGCACCACAGTCGCTCTTGACCTACATGCACTCTGAAAGCAACAAACCACGACTAGTCATGTCTGCTGCAACCCTCATTAACTTGCTCTCTGTCACTGGAATGCCAGTTTCACCAACCTCCATCTCCCATTTCAACCACTTCCTGCTCCCATTGCTGGAACCAGGATGCTTGTTTCTCTAATCTGTATCATATTTATGGACAATCTTTGGGTGTCAACTTTGGCACCAGGATGCCAGTTTTAGCTGCCTCTATATCCTTGATCAACAATTTGCTGCTTACCTAACAAGCACCAGAATGCCAGTGTCTTCCATCACTGTCACCCGCATCAACGTTCTGCTTACATATCTGACACTGGGATGTAAGAGTCACTGACATCTTTCCCTTATGCCAATAGTCGCAATGATCTCATTGTAGGTGTCGGGATGCCGCGTTGTCTCATCTTTATCACCCACACCAACATTCTCTTGCTCTTTAAACTGGCACCGGGATACCAGTTTCATTTGCTTGCATCCATATTTAAATATTCCTTGGCTCTCATTCTGGCACAAGGATGCCGGTTTCACAATTCTGCCCTCTGGAGATTACCTTCTCTGTACTCAGGTGTGAGGAATTAGTATGACCTGACTTTAATTGGGACAGCTGGCCAATCACAGCAGACTGTGAACTTCAGaaggtgggggaaaaaattcaaacaggaagtgaggagAGGTGCTGCAGCAAGAAAAACATTGTGTTTCTGAACATTAGGGCATGTAAACATTTTCCAGTGAACCccaaaaataaattctaaacTCATGAATGTGTTCAATATGGGATTATGAAGGTTTGACAAAATCTTACTGtcatctttattttaatttttttgctcaCATGAAAGCATGAAAAAATCCCAAACTGAAGGAAACATACATTTTCTTGACCAACATTAAAAGTCtgtgaaaaacatcaacaaacttacaatccaaagttgtttaaatatttgatttactgatgatcAAGTGAAAGTCAAAGCAGATGAACGATTTCGACAAATGaggagtgttttgtttttcgtttTGCTGTCGTCATGCGACCCAAGCTCAATAGCTGTATAAATTTTATAGAAAGTCCGACATGCTGCTAAAGTTCAAACTGACtctaaatgtgtaaatgagGACCATAAATATTGTTAATGATCAAACTGCTCCGTTTTCTGCAGTCTGTATGAACCAGACTGATAAACCTCCTTCTCTCCAGCAGAGTCCAGCCTCCTCCCCTTTCATAGATCTACCAGCTTAGGGATTGGTGGAATCACAACGCTGACAGATCAAGAGCTGACaaacccaactgctgcagatcACCGTGCAAAGGTTGAAGACAATAAAGCTGGGTTTGGCCTCCTGCGTGACTCTTTGTTGCTGTAACGTTCGTATTTGCTGAGAGGAGAAATGGCGCAGCAAAGCAATCAGCCAGATTCAAAGAAATTCTCTTGTTCCATCTGTCTGGATCTACTGAAGGATCCGGTCACTACTTCCTGTGGACACAACTACTGCATGGACTGTATTAAAACACACTGGGATGGAGAGGATGGTCAGAGAATCTACAGCTGCCCTCAGTGCAGGAAGACTTTCACACCAAGGCCTGTCCTGGAGAAACACGTCCTGTTAGCAGAGTTAGTGGAGGATCTGAAGAAGACTGgactccaagctgctgctgctgatcactgCTATGCTGGACCTGAAGATGTGGCCTGTGATGTCTGCACTGGGAGGAAGATGAAAGCTGTCAAGTCCTGTCTGGTCTGTTTGGCCTCTTACTGTGAAATTCACCTCCAACCTCACTATGATTCACCTCCATTGAAGAAACACCAGCTGGTGGAGCCCTCCAAGAAcctccaggagaacatctgctctcaTCATGATGAGGTGATGaagattttctgtctcattgaTCAGCAGTTGATCTGTTATCTCTGCACAATGGATGAACACAAAGGACATGAAAcagtcccagcagcagcagaaaggaagaagaagcagaaggagctggaggtgagtcgactgaacatccagcagagaatccaggacagacagaaagatgcGGAGCTGCTTCAACAGGAGCTGGAGGACATCAATGTCTCTGCTCATAAAACAGTGGAGGAAAGTGAGGAAATATTCAACCAGATGATCCATCTCATCCAGAAAAGAGGCCGAGATGTGGAGCAGAAGATCAGATCCCAGCAGGAGACTGAAGTGAGTCGAGTGAAAGAGCttcaggagaagctggagcaggagatcaaagatctgaagaggaaagacgctgagctgaagcagctcTCAGATACACCAGATCACAACCACTTTCTCCTCAACTACCCCTCAGTGTCAGCACTCAGTGAGTCCACACACTCATCCAGCATCAACATCCGTCCTCTGAGACACTTTGAGGacgtgacagcagctgtgaaagGGCTCAGAGATCAACTACAGGACATTCTGAGGGACACATGGACAAACATCTCACTGGCAATCACTGAAGTGGATGTTTTACTGTCAGAACCACAAGCAGAACCAAAGACCAGAGATGAgttcttaaaatattcaaaagaaatcgctctggatccaaacacagcacacagaAAGCTGTTATTATCTGAAGGGAACAGAAAAGTAACATTAATGGAACAAGATCAACgttatcctgatcatccagaaaGATTCACTGGATGTTGTCAGGTCCTGAGTAAagagagtctgactggacgttgttactgggaggtggagttgAGAGTTTTCAAAGTTTGTGTAGCGGTTGCATACAAGAATATCTGCAGAAAAGGAGAAATATATGAATGTGGTTTTGgactaaatgacaaaacttgGGCTTTGCATTGTGACACCAACAGTTGTACATTTTTCCACAACAACAATACCACTAACATCTCTGGTCCTCAGTCTTCCAGAATCGGAGTTTATCTGGATCACAGAGCAGGTATTCTGTCGCTTTACAGCGTCTCTGAAACCATGactctcctccacagagtccagaccacattcactgagcCCATATATGCTGGAGTAGGGCTTTTAAGCTATGGAACCACTGCAGAGTTCCTGAAACTCAGTTCATGTTCAGCCCTGATTTAAGTTCATGATCTACAGTTTACTTCTGTAATTGTAGCTTTAATTAGTCACATGACAACGGTACTGATTGATtcttaaatatttcagtttttttaaatctactttCAGCTTCTGAAACTTGAACATCTGG
Encoded proteins:
- the LOC110953193 gene encoding tripartite motif-containing protein 16-like, producing MAQQSNQPDSKKFSCSICLDLLKDPVTTSCGHNYCMDCIKTHWDGEDGQRIYSCPQCRKTFTPRPVLEKHVLLAELVEDLKKTGLQAAAADHCYAGPEDVACDVCTGRKMKAVKSCLVCLASYCEIHLQPHYDSPPLKKHQLVEPSKNLQENICSHHDEVMKIFCLIDQQLICYLCTMDEHKGHETVPAAAERKKKQKELEVSRLNIQQRIQDRQKDAELLQQELEDINVSAHKTVEESEEIFNQMIHLIQKRGRDVEQKIRSQQETEVSRVKELQEKLEQEIKDLKRKDAELKQLSDTPDHNHFLLNYPSVSALSESTHSSSINIRPLRHFEDVTAAVKGLRDQLQDILRDTWTNISLAITEVDVLLSEPQAEPKTRDEFLKYSKEIALDPNTAHRKLLLSEGNRKVTLMEQDQRYPDHPERFTGCCQVLSKESLTGRCYWEVELRVFKVCVAVAYKNICRKGEIYECGFGLNDKTWALHCDTNSCTFFHNNNTTNISGPQSSRIGVYLDHRAGILSLYSVSETMTLLHRVQTTFTEPIYAGVGLLSYGTTAEFLKLSSCSALI